The Pseudooceanicola aestuarii genomic sequence CGGCTGATCCTGCCCGCCTTCGGCACCTATACCGGCGGCCTGCGGTCCGATCACGCGACGCTGACCGCCTTGATGGGTCCGCGCGCAGTGGCGATCCTGACCGGTACCCGGCCCACCGCGATTCCGATGCCGCGCCAGGCGTCGCCTTGAGGGCCAGCTAGGCCAGCCCCGTCCGCTCCAGCGCCTGCCGATGCGACCGGGACACCGGCAGCCGCGCCCCGTTGCGCAGCAGCACGAACATCTTGCCCCCCGGTTCGCGGTCGAATCCCGCCACTGCCGCCCGTGCCACCCAATGTGAGCGATGGGTCAGCATCCCCTCCACGTCATCCATTTCCCGTACCGCATCGGCAAAGCGCAGGCGCAGTTGTTCCCGCCCGGTGTCGCGCCCGACGATCACCAAGTGATCGTCGGCCGAAAGGTGCTGCACCGTCCCGCCGGTGGCCGCCAACCGATCATACAGCCGGGGCCGCATGGGTGCCGGGGGGGACATTGGCGCCATGGCCGGAGGGGGGCTGCCAGTCCCGAACGCGCAAGGGAACGGCGGGTCGGCGATCGCCGCGCCGGTACTGGCAGGCTCCGCCGCGGGCTTGGCTTCGGGCGTGGGCACATCCACCACCTCGGGGCGCGCGCGATCGGGGATGCTGGCCGCCTGCATATGCGCCACCGCCTTGCGCGCCGCGCGGTCGATATGACGTTGCAGCAGGAGCCGCGTCAACGATGACAGCGATGACAGCGCCAGCACCCCCAACCCCCAGAACAGCAGTGGCTCTCCGGGGTCGGACCCTTCGTCGCGCAGGCCCTGCAACGCCGCCCAGCAGGCCGGCGCCACGACCAGCGCAATCACCAGAGGCGCCGCAAGGGCGGTGCCCAAAGTGCCCAACCCCCAATGAAAAGCAAAGGTGCCGCGTATTGCATTGCCCACAAACAGGCCGAAAAACCCGGCCAGCCCCCAGAATGTCACCCGCGCCACGGGTGAAAGGATGCTATCGGTTCCGAGAATGCCCAATAAGCTCGCCAGACATGTAAAAATGCCCCAGCCAAGCAGGCAGACCGGCGAAACCGTTGCCATCACACTGCGAGACAAGACCTTGCGAATCATTGCAAAACGCCGCTGCGACGACATCGAAGAGGGATTTCCGAGAAGACCGGACAGGGGGCGGATATGTGTGGGAACCGGGTCTGACAATGAAATTGGAAGGTCAATGAGAGAATGAGCATTGAGAAAAAAGAACAGGATATGCGCAAGCGTATCGAAAATAGCTTTGCCCGGCAAACGATGATGCAGACCTTTGGCGCGCGCTTGCGGGAAATCGCGCAGGGCCGCGTGGTAATCACCGCGCCCATCCTGCCGATCGCGACCCAGCAACAGGGCCATGGCCATGCCGCGCTAAGCTTTGCGATCGGAGATACGGCGGCGGGCTACGCGGCGCTGACGGCGCTGGAACCGGGGATGGAGGTCGTCACCGCCGAGATCAAGATCAACCTGCTGGCCCCGGCCCGTGGTGACCTGCTGATTGCCACCGGCCGGCTGGAGAAGGCCGGACGGCGGCTCTGCGTGGTGACCGCCAGGGTGCAGGCGCGCGACGGGGCGGGCCTGCGCGACGTGGCGCTCCTGCAAGGCACCATGGCGCCTGTCCCGGCCTGAGACCGTGCGCCCCCCGGCGCCGGGCGTCCCCTGGACGGGGCGCGGCAAGGGGTAGAACCTTCAGGCGGATCAGGCAGTCTGGCGGATCAGGCGGTCAGCCCCTCCGGCTCCGGCAGGTTGGCGGCGCGGCAGCAGGCGGTCAGCGTGTTGGCCAGCAGGCAGGCGATGGTCATCGGACCCACACCGCCCGGCACCGGGGTGACCGCGCCCGCGACCTGCGCGACGCTGTCGAAATCCACATCGCCCACCAGCCGCGTCTTGCCTTCCCCAAGTTCCGGGGCGTCGATGCGGTTGATGCCGACGTCGATCACCACCGCGCCGGGCTTGATCCAGTCGCCCGGCACCATTTGCGGGCGTCCCACCGCCGCGACCACGATATCCGCCCGACGCACAACCTCGGCGATATCGGCGGTGCGGGAATGGGCAATGGTCACAGTGCAGCTGTCACGCAGCAGCAATTGTGCCATCGGCTTTCCGACGATGTTGGACCGTCCGATAACCACCGCCGTCTTGCCCGACAGCGATCCGAAGGTATCGCGCAGCAGCATCAGGCACCCCAGCGGCGTGCAGGGCACCATGGCGCTTTGCCCCGTGGCCAAACGCCCGACATTCGAAATGTGAAAGCCATCCACGTCCTTTGCCGGGTCGATCGCGTTGATGACAGCAGCTTCGTCCATGTGATCCGGCAGGGGCAACTGCACCAGAATGCCATGCACCGCCGGATCCGCGTTCAGCCGTGCGACCAGATTCAGCAGATCGGATTGCGCGGTCTCGACTGGCAGCTTGTGTTCAAAGCTCTGCATCCCGGCCTCCACGGTCTGCTTCCCCTTGCTGCGGACATAGACCTGGCTGGCGGGATCCTCGCCGACCAGAACAACGGCCAGCCCGGGGGTAATGCCGTGATCGGCCTTCAGCCGGGCGACGTGTGTGGCGACGTCGGCCCTGACACGAGCCGAGAATTCCTTGCCGTCGATACGGGTGGCGGTCATGCGTCTTCTCCTGTGGTGCCCAATGTCGCCTGTTCGCGACGAATGAAATGGTCGATCATCACGCGCCACATGGCCACGGCCACATGCGGATCGACGCCCGCCTGCCCGGCCTTGTGGTGCACGCGTTCCAGCACGGCGGCGGCGCGGGCGGGGGCGGCGGCGGCAATCCCCGCCCCGGCCTTCAGCGTTGCGGCGCGGTCAACATGGGCCTGGCGTTCGGCCAGCAGGGTCAGCAAGGCCCCGTCGATCGCGTCGATCCCGGCGCGGACCTCCGCCAAGCCGGTCAGGCTGGCAGGATCGGGGCGCGGGGTGGTGGTATCACGGGATGTATCGGTCATGGCACGTCTCATAGGACGGGACGGCGCGCGCGGCCAGCCCCGACAGACGCGCCAGATCCTCCCACCCGGACGGCGGACCCGCGCAATCAGCAGAGCAAACCTCACAGACGGGGAGGGCCTTGGAAAGCGCCGATCCCTCCTAAGCGGCCCTCGCCCGAGCCCCCTAGAACAACCCCTCGATCTGGCCGGCGTCATTGAGCATGATAGCCTCCGCCGAGGGGACGCGCGGCAGGCCGGGCATGGTCATGATCTCCCCGCAGATCACCACGACGAAGCCTGCACCGGCCGACAGCCGGACCTCCCGCACCGGCACGCCGTGGCCGGTGGGGGCGCCGCGCAAGGTAGGATCGGTGGAGAAGCTGTATTGCGTCTTGGCCATGCAGACCGGCAGATGGCCATATCCCGCCGCCTCCCATTGGTTCAGCTGATCGCGGATCTTCTGATCGGCCAGAACCTCGTCGGCATGGTAGATCCGCTTGGCGACCGTCTCCATCTTCTCGAACAAGGGCATCTCGTCAGGGTAGAGCGGCGCGAATTGAGCGGTGCCGCTGTCGGCCAGATCGGCGACATGGCGGGCCAGCGCCTCGGCTCCGGCGGAGCCTTCGGCCCAGTGCCGGCATTCGATCGCTTCCGCCCCCTGTTCGGCGACATAGGCCTGCACTTCTGCAACCTCTGCCGGGGTATCGGTGACGAAATGGTTGATCGCGACAACCACCGGCACGCCGAATTGTTTCACATTCGCGATGTGGCGGCCCAGATTGGGGCAGCCGTCGCGGACCGCTCCGACATCCTCCGTGCCCAGATCGGCCTTGGCCACGCCGCCGTTCATCTTCATCGCGCGCACGGTGGCGACGATCACCACAGCGTCGGGCGCCAGTCCCGCCTTGCGGCATTTGATGTTCATGAACTTCTCCGCCCCCAGGTCGGCGCCGAACCCGGCCTCCGTCACCACGTAATCGGCCAGCTTCAGGGCCGTCGCGGTGGCGGTGACGGAATTGCAGCCATGGGCGATATTGGCGAAGGGGCCGCCGTGGACAAAGGCGGGGTTGTTCTCCAGCGTCTGCACCAGATTGGGCTGCATCGCGTCTTTCAGCAGCACGGTCATGGCGCCGTCGGCCTTGATGTCGCGGGCATGGATCGGGGCGCGGTCGCGGGTATAGGCCACGATGATGTCGCCCAGCCGCTGTTGCAGGTCGCCCAGATTCCGCGCCAGGCACAGGATCGCCATCACCTCGGAGGCGACGGTGATGTCGAACCCGGTCTGCCGGGGAAAGCCGTTGGCCACACCGCCCAGGGCGGTCACGGTATCGCGCAACGCGCGGTCGTTCATGTCCAACACCCGGCGCCAGACCACGCGGCGCTCGTCGATCTCCAGCGCGTTGCCCCAGTAGATGTGGTTGTCGATCATGGCCGACAACAGGTTGTGCGCGCTGGTGATGGCGTGGAAATCGCCCGTGAAATGCAGGTTCATCTCTTCCATCGGCACAACCTGCGCCAACCCGCCACCCGCGGCGCCGCCCTTCATCCCGAAACACGGTCCCAGAGAGGCCTCCCGGATACAGATCGCGGCGTTCTTGCCGATGCGGTTCAGGCCGTCGCCCAGACCGACGGTGGTGGTGGTCTTGCCCTCGCCTGCCGGGGTCGGGTTGATCGCGGTGACCAGGATCAGCTTCCCGTTGGGGCGGTCCTGGACGCTGTCGATGAAGGCCTGGCTGATCTTGGCCTTGTCGTGACCATAGGGCAGCAGGCTGTCGGCGGGGATGCCCAGCCGCTGGCCGATCTCCTGAATCGGTTTCTTCTGTGCGTCGCGCGCGATTTCGATGTCAGAGCGGTAGGTCATTGCAGGGCATCCTGTCGGTCAAGTGGGCTGGCATGGGAAGCCGGCGTCGGGGCGGGCGGGGCGCGTCGCGCATCATGTATCGCTCTTAACGCAGAGCGGCGGATCACACCGCCCGGATTGCGACCAATCCGCTGCGGTTTTCGGCGCGGGACCAGGCGGCGCCGGTTGGGCGCACGGGGCGCGGCAGGAACCAATTGCGACGCCGGGGCGTTGGAATGGCAACACAAGGGCAGCGGGCAGGATCCGCGAAACGCCCCGGATATAACGCAGGATAGAACACATGAACGCCGCAGCTTTCGTCATTCACATCAGTTTCGCCCTGACCCTCGTGGGGGCCGCCGCATTGCTGGCCTGATCCCCCGAACGGGCGCGGAGCCGCATCAATCACGCCCAGGCCCTCCCTCCCCCGAGCCCCCCGCTAGAGGCCCGTCGCGGATTATTCCGCGCGGGCCTTTTCCAGATTTAGCCACACCGGTTGATCGGGAATGTGAAGGGTCAACACGTCGTCCAGTTGAAAATCCCCTTCCCGTTCGACCCAGGCGGTGACGCCACGCCGGTCG encodes the following:
- a CDS encoding LytTR family DNA-binding domain-containing protein produces the protein MARVTFWGLAGFFGLFVGNAIRGTFAFHWGLGTLGTALAAPLVIALVVAPACWAALQGLRDEGSDPGEPLLFWGLGVLALSSLSSLTRLLLQRHIDRAARKAVAHMQAASIPDRARPEVVDVPTPEAKPAAEPASTGAAIADPPFPCAFGTGSPPPAMAPMSPPAPMRPRLYDRLAATGGTVQHLSADDHLVIVGRDTGREQLRLRFADAVREMDDVEGMLTHRSHWVARAAVAGFDREPGGKMFVLLRNGARLPVSRSHRQALERTGLA
- a CDS encoding chorismate mutase, which produces MTDTSRDTTTPRPDPASLTGLAEVRAGIDAIDGALLTLLAERQAHVDRAATLKAGAGIAAAAPARAAAVLERVHHKAGQAGVDPHVAVAMWRVMIDHFIRREQATLGTTGEDA
- the folD gene encoding bifunctional methylenetetrahydrofolate dehydrogenase/methenyltetrahydrofolate cyclohydrolase FolD; amino-acid sequence: MTATRIDGKEFSARVRADVATHVARLKADHGITPGLAVVLVGEDPASQVYVRSKGKQTVEAGMQSFEHKLPVETAQSDLLNLVARLNADPAVHGILVQLPLPDHMDEAAVINAIDPAKDVDGFHISNVGRLATGQSAMVPCTPLGCLMLLRDTFGSLSGKTAVVIGRSNIVGKPMAQLLLRDSCTVTIAHSRTADIAEVVRRADIVVAAVGRPQMVPGDWIKPGAVVIDVGINRIDAPELGEGKTRLVGDVDFDSVAQVAGAVTPVPGGVGPMTIACLLANTLTACCRAANLPEPEGLTA
- a CDS encoding formate--tetrahydrofolate ligase, producing MTYRSDIEIARDAQKKPIQEIGQRLGIPADSLLPYGHDKAKISQAFIDSVQDRPNGKLILVTAINPTPAGEGKTTTTVGLGDGLNRIGKNAAICIREASLGPCFGMKGGAAGGGLAQVVPMEEMNLHFTGDFHAITSAHNLLSAMIDNHIYWGNALEIDERRVVWRRVLDMNDRALRDTVTALGGVANGFPRQTGFDITVASEVMAILCLARNLGDLQQRLGDIIVAYTRDRAPIHARDIKADGAMTVLLKDAMQPNLVQTLENNPAFVHGGPFANIAHGCNSVTATATALKLADYVVTEAGFGADLGAEKFMNIKCRKAGLAPDAVVIVATVRAMKMNGGVAKADLGTEDVGAVRDGCPNLGRHIANVKQFGVPVVVAINHFVTDTPAEVAEVQAYVAEQGAEAIECRHWAEGSAGAEALARHVADLADSGTAQFAPLYPDEMPLFEKMETVAKRIYHADEVLADQKIRDQLNQWEAAGYGHLPVCMAKTQYSFSTDPTLRGAPTGHGVPVREVRLSAGAGFVVVICGEIMTMPGLPRVPSAEAIMLNDAGQIEGLF
- a CDS encoding PaaI family thioesterase, with product MSIEKKEQDMRKRIENSFARQTMMQTFGARLREIAQGRVVITAPILPIATQQQGHGHAALSFAIGDTAAGYAALTALEPGMEVVTAEIKINLLAPARGDLLIATGRLEKAGRRLCVVTARVQARDGAGLRDVALLQGTMAPVPA